From Xylocopilactobacillus apis, a single genomic window includes:
- the uvrC gene encoding excinuclease ABC subunit UvrC, with amino-acid sequence MKEIIKNKLELLPDLPGSYQMYDENHHIIYVGKAKNLKNRVRSYFTGAHNKKTQNLVADIADFEYIVTSSNKEALLLEINLIKKHRPKYNILLKDDKTYPYIEITKEKYPRLLITRQVNKKEGIYFGPYPDVYAANETKKLLDRLYPLRKCRVLPNKVCLYYHMGQCLAPCVFNIDPAVYQKMVSEIKSFLNGGYHEIQDRIKSEMETAADNLEFERAQELRDQLRAISSVMIKQKITSIEDDQDRDVFGYVVDKGWIGVSVLYVRTGKIIKRDVSIFPSYNDPEDDFLTFFSQFYDGKEHLFPKEILLPTDIDADTAQMVLHKNVKIANPQRGKKRGLVLMAEKNASIELFEKFKLREKKEQKSSGAIEELGDALNIPTPHRIEIFDNSNIQGADPVSAMVVYVEGLPAKKEYRKYKIKTVIGPDDYSSMREVIYRRYSRVVRDNLQFPDLIIVDGGKGQINAAKDVLDNQLGLDIPIAGLAKDDKHNTSELIFRIGDDDQIIHLDRRSEAFFLLQRMQEEVHRFVITFFKKTHQKNSLASILENVEGLGPKRRKMLMVKYKSITAISNASVEELHQAGLPEKVAKDLKAYLNKE; translated from the coding sequence ATGAAAGAAATAATCAAAAACAAGCTTGAATTGTTGCCTGATCTTCCAGGCAGTTATCAGATGTATGACGAAAACCATCATATTATCTATGTTGGTAAGGCCAAAAATTTAAAAAATCGGGTTCGATCCTATTTTACAGGAGCCCATAACAAAAAAACTCAAAATCTAGTTGCAGACATTGCAGATTTTGAATACATCGTCACTTCTTCAAATAAAGAAGCACTTCTTTTAGAAATTAACTTAATTAAAAAGCATCGTCCTAAATACAATATTCTCTTAAAAGATGATAAAACTTATCCTTATATTGAAATCACGAAAGAGAAATATCCTCGCCTTTTAATAACTCGCCAGGTTAATAAAAAAGAAGGAATTTACTTTGGGCCGTATCCTGATGTTTACGCAGCAAATGAAACTAAAAAGCTGCTTGATCGTCTTTACCCGCTTCGTAAATGTCGAGTACTGCCTAATAAAGTTTGTCTTTATTATCATATGGGACAATGTCTAGCACCTTGTGTTTTTAATATTGACCCTGCGGTTTATCAAAAAATGGTCAGTGAGATTAAAAGCTTTCTAAACGGGGGATATCACGAGATTCAAGATCGGATTAAGTCGGAAATGGAGACCGCAGCTGATAATTTAGAGTTTGAACGAGCTCAAGAATTGCGAGATCAATTAAGGGCAATCTCTTCAGTCATGATCAAACAGAAAATTACCAGCATTGAAGACGATCAGGATCGAGATGTGTTCGGCTATGTAGTCGATAAAGGATGGATTGGAGTTTCGGTTCTTTATGTTAGAACCGGTAAAATTATTAAACGTGATGTCTCTATTTTTCCTTCGTACAATGATCCAGAGGATGATTTCTTAACATTCTTTTCTCAGTTTTATGATGGTAAGGAGCATTTATTTCCCAAAGAAATTTTGCTTCCAACCGATATTGATGCAGATACTGCTCAGATGGTCTTACATAAAAATGTAAAAATTGCAAATCCTCAGCGGGGGAAAAAGCGTGGTTTAGTGTTAATGGCCGAAAAGAATGCCAGCATTGAATTATTTGAGAAGTTTAAACTACGCGAGAAAAAGGAACAAAAATCAAGCGGCGCAATCGAAGAGTTGGGAGATGCGCTTAATATTCCAACTCCGCACCGAATTGAAATTTTTGATAATTCTAATATTCAGGGTGCAGATCCTGTATCGGCAATGGTCGTCTATGTGGAGGGACTGCCAGCGAAAAAAGAATATCGGAAATACAAGATCAAAACGGTGATTGGACCGGATGATTATTCATCGATGCGGGAAGTAATTTATCGTAGATATAGCAGAGTTGTACGGGATAATCTGCAGTTTCCAGATTTAATTATTGTTGATGGTGGCAAAGGACAGATTAATGCAGCAAAGGATGTTTTAGATAATCAATTAGGACTAGATATTCCAATTGCCGGTTTAGCAAAAGATGATAAACATAACACTAGTGAATTAATTTTTAGAATCGGTGATGACGATCAAATTATTCATCTTGATCGCAGGAGCGAAGCATTTTTCCTTTTACAGCGAATGCAGGAAGAGGTGCATCGATTTGTCATAACATTTTTCAAGAAGACTCATCAGAAAAATTCTCTTGCCTCAATTCTAGAAAATGTGGAGGGGCTTGGACCTAAAAGACGTAAAATGTTGATGGTTAAATATAAATCGATTACGGCAATTTCAAATGCTTCGGTGGAAGAACTGCATCAAGCAGGGTTACCTGAAAAAGTTGCTAAAGATTTAAAGGCGTACTTAAATAAAGAATAG
- the trxA gene encoding thioredoxin, translating to MVTEITDNDFNNETQSGVVLTDFWATWCGPCRMQSPVIDDLASERDDIKFTKMDIDQNPKTPEELGIQAIPTLLLKKDGEIKERIVGFHSKEQLSQIIDKYTK from the coding sequence ATGGTTACAGAAATAACAGATAACGATTTTAACAATGAAACTCAAAGCGGGGTAGTTTTAACTGATTTTTGGGCAACGTGGTGTGGACCTTGTAGGATGCAGTCACCAGTTATTGATGATTTAGCCTCAGAACGAGATGACATTAAATTTACAAAAATGGATATTGATCAAAATCCTAAAACTCCCGAAGAGTTGGGAATCCAAGCAATTCCGACATTGCTTCTAAAAAAAGATGGCGAAATTAAGGAACGGATCGTTGGATTTCATTCCAAAGAACAGTTATCTCAAATTATTGATAAATATACTAAATAA